In the genome of Colletotrichum lupini chromosome 8, complete sequence, one region contains:
- a CDS encoding multicopper oxidase, whose translation MSKRGIIHHCHFHVRGETHVRAGAPWQSMLLQQPAPLDLNSERHRCYALALRSAYALFDPAPRVRAGLAVDILKAVSMGDGGHLQMPRTPDSAISAIFDDAPLMAHLAAKPILRVTRCALRQSTWRCLILSDQSNIEQEDLEALHGNSSDHCEKCYSKVLDSLPTAQRRMEHIWASAAMYVRTVLAMDDKAAIAWMPRRRHSGLPSRRIPFPPLHSLDKMFFRASHLVAAMALFEGSSAKDWLSPEYKYFYQFPLPIPPVKQPKMSITNPVTNKQIDYYEVDIVPFKQQVYPNKGPASLVGYDGISPGPTFLVPRGRETVVRFTNKAVLPSAVHLHGSPSRAPWDGWAEDRIQPGQYKDYYYPNSQSGRFLWYHDHAMDITAVNAYFGQAGAYIIQDPAEDALGLPTGYGVNDIPLVLSSKQYNNDGSLFSPAGETDSLWGDVIHVNGQPWPFFKVEPRKYRLRFLNSAVSRSFILYFQRQTGGANVPFQVIASDAGLLTGPITSSTLTISMAERWEVVFDFSQFAGQNITLRNQDDVGKDKDYGFTNQVMRFVVSKPAVVDNAVVPANLRNVPFPPSQGNGVDRKFLFHRQGGGWKINGVGFSDVKNRILANVPRGKVEIWEFENGGGGWTHPIHVHLVDFRVLSRTKAKRPVLPYEAAGLKDVVWLDAGEVVRVEAHYAPWDGVYMFHCHNLIHEDHEMMAAFNVTALADFGYNETSFADPMEARWRAVPVTATAFSADAITQKVQFMASLQPYNNVDEVTTRLDQYWSTRGGVKMRRVKRAAQAAIDGPQ comes from the exons ATGTCGAAAAGGGGAATTATTCACCATTGCCATTTTCATGTCCGTGGGGAAACACACGTTCGTGCCGGCGCGCCTTGGCAGTCCATGTTGCTACAGCAGCCTGCACCTCTCGACCTTAACAGCGAGCGGCATAGATGCTATGCACTTGCATTGCGGTCTGCTTATGCTCTGTTCGATCCCGCGCCGAGGGTGCGTGCTGGGCTGGCTGTGGATATCTTGAAGGCGGTCTCCATGGGGGATGGGGGTCATCTCCAGATGCCAAGAACACCGGACTCTGCGATTTCCGCTATTTTCGATGATGCCCCCTTAATGGCACA CCTCGCAGCCAAACCAATTCTTCGGGTCACCCGATGCGCACTCCGTCAATCGACTTGGCGATGCTTGATCCTTTCCGACCAAAGCAACATAGAGCAGGAAGATCTTGAGGCCCTGCACGGAAA TTCATCCGATCACTGCGAGAAGTGCTATTCTAAGGTTCTAGACTCTCTTCCTACGGCGCAAAGAAGAAT GGAACACATCTGGGCTTCCGCTGCTATGTATGTTCGGACAGTCTTGGCCATGGACGACAAGGCGGCGATAGCCTGGATGCCCAGGCGACGCCACTCGGGT CTTCCCTCGCGTCGAATTCCCTTCCCTCCCCTTCACTCTCTTGACAAGATGTTCTTCCGAGCTTCTCACCTCGTGGCGGCGATGGCCCTCTTTGAAGGGTCATCGGCAAAGGACTGGTTGAGTCCCGAGTACAAGTACTTTTACCAGTTTCCTCTGCCGATTCCGCCGGTGAAGCAGCCCAAGAT GTCGATCACGAACCCGGTCACAAACAAGCAGATCGATTACTACGAGGTCGACATCGTTCCATTCAAGCAGCAGGTCTATCCCAACAAGGGACCGGCCTCGCTTGTGGGCTATGATGGCATCTCTCCTGGTCCTACCTTCTTGGTGCCCAGGGGACGGGAGACGGTTGTCAGATTCACCAACAAGGCTGTTCTGCCGAGTGCGGTGCATCTCCACGGTTCGCCTTCT AGGGCACCTTGGGACGGGTGGGCGGAGGATCGCATTCAGCCTGGCCAGTACAAGGATTACTACTACCCCAACAGCCAGAGTGGGCGCTTCCTGTGGTACCATGACCACGCGATGGATATC ACTGCCGTCAATGCATACTTTGGTCAGGCCGGTGCCTACATCATCCAGGATCCCGCAGAGGATGCTCTCGGCCTCCCCACCGGATACGGCGTAAACGATATCCCTCTCGTCTTGTCATCTAAGCAATACAACAATGACGGTTCTCTCTTCTCTCCCGCTGGCGAGACCGACAGCCTTTGGGGCGACGTTATCCATGTCAACGGCCAACCCTGGCCCTTCTTCAAGGTCGAACCCCGCAAGTACCGCCTCCGCTTCCTGAACTCCGCCGTCTCACGATCCTTCATCCTCTACTTCCAGCGCCAGACCGGCGGCGCCAACGTTCCTTTCCAAGTCATCGCCTCCGATGCAGGCCTCCTCACGGGCCCCATCACATCCTCCACCCTGACTATCTCCATGGCCGAGCGCTGGGAGGTCGTCTTCGATTTCAGCCAGTTTGCGGGCCAAAACATCACGCTCCGCAACCAGGACGACGTCGGTAAGGATAAGGACTACGGCTTCACCAACCAGGTGATGCGCTTCGTCGTCAGCAAGCCTGCCGTTGTCGACAATGCCGTCGTTCCCGCCAACCTCCGCAACGTCCCCTTCCCGCCGTCGCAGGGCAACGGCGTCGACCGCAAGTTCCTGTTCCACCGCCAGGGCGGCGGCTGGAAGATCAACGGTGTCGGCTTCAGCGACGTCAAGAACCGCATCCTTGCCAACGTGCCTCGCGGCAAGGTCGAGATTTGGGAGTTTGagaacggcggcggcggctggaCGCATCCCATCCACGTGCACCTCGTCGACTTCCGCGTCCTCAGCCGCACGAAGGCGAAGAGACCCGTCCTTCCATATGAGGCCGCTGGTCTGAAGGATGTGGTTTGGCTTGACGCTGGTGAGGTAGTCCGCGTTGAGGCGCATTATGCTCCATGGGATGGCGTGTACATGTTCCACTGCCATAACCTCATCCATGAGGACCACGAGATGATGGCGGCATTCAACGTGACGGCCCTAGCCGATTTCGGGTACAACGAGACTTCCTTTGCCGACCCAATGGAGGCTAGATGGAGAGCTGTTCCGGTTACAGCTACGGCTTTTAGCGCTGATGCTATTACGCAGAAAGTGCAGTTCATGGCATCGCTTCAACCTTACAACAATGTTGATGAGGTCACAACGAGGCTGGATCAGTACTGGTCCACTCGTGGCGGCGTCAAGATGAGACGTGTCAAGAGAGCTGCACAGGCTGCTATTGATGGACCTCAGTAG
- a CDS encoding sulfate permease: MYSFGSYLASIFVSNMAASKAGAFLAKILGIDLEASTRHQTQELHDHVVNAISPYEPYYEEDPTVKEWLLEQVPTKEGSARYVKSLFPFTKWILRYNTRWLISDAIAGVTLGLVVIPQAMAYALLARLSPEYGLYTSFTGAALYWIFGTSKDIAIGATAVVSLLVGKVSAKVLEEHPGEFQPEEISKTLAFLAGAVLLVFGLLRLDWIIEFIPHVAISAFVTGAAITITLSQIPSLLGIDGVNSKEAAYRVFINTARGLPRVKLDAAIGLTALVLLAAIKWYTERMARSQPKRKRMWEMLCSLRMTFTILLYTLISFLVNRGLENGEHKFRITGTLPKGFTHAGPPSVNTKLISALLPDLPATVIILVIEHIAIGKSFGRINNYTVQPSQELISIGCTNLFGPFLGAYSSTGSFGGTAILSKAGVRTPMAGVFNGAILLLALYALTSVLYYIPMASLAALIIHAVINLITSPDHIFKSWLMSPPDVFIYFIGVFVSIFTSLEDGIYVTVALSAALLLLRLARSKGRFLGAARVYQHPDHRTSTTLDHKDSDHHSISSSQTLFHGKAPPSPRLPASHDVFLPLDRKDGTNPAVQVNELYPGVFIYRFTEGFNYLNQAQYVDRLIEHVTHSTRRTTTPHYDHPGDRPWNEPVPPPSTVETDNESPSLLKPILRAVIFDCAAVNNMDSGAVEGLIDLRNQLDRWAAPEPVEWHFAGVHNRWTRRALSVSGFGCLRTGHLEGWEPVFSLADLAGRPPMMCEQQLVTTRSKSACVASDSEQSSSSSAMEQGVLGTKEGGIRHLAAVGAINRPFFHLDLPLAVESAVKSARRRDHRPRA, encoded by the exons ATGTATTCTTTCGGTTCATACTTAG CAAGCATATTTGTATCCAATATGGCGGCCAGCAAAGCTGGTGCGTTTCTCGCAAAGATTCTCGGTATCGATCTTGAAGCCAGCACCCGCCACCAGACACAAGAACTCCACGACCACGTTGTCAACGCCATTTCTCCATACGAACCGTACTATGAAGAGGATCCCACAGTAAAGGAGTGGCTGTTGGAGCAAGTACCAACAAAAGAAGGATCAGCTCGTTATGTCAAAAGCCTATTTCCCTTTACGAAATGGATTTTGAGATACAACACTCGCTGGCTCATCTCAGATGCTATTGCGG GTGTCACACTTGGTCTCGTCGTCATCCCACAAGCTATGGCCTATGCCCTCCTCGCCCGCCTAAGTCCTGAATATGGACTTTACACATCATTCACTGGTGCAGCTCTTTACTGGATATTCGGAACCTCCAAGGATATTGCGATAGGA GCAACCGCCGTCGTCTCCCTCCTCGTCGGCAAAGTCAGCGCCAAAGTCCTCGAAGAACACCCTGGCGAATTCCAACCAGAAGAAATTTCCAAAACCCTTGCCTTCCTCGCCGGTGCCGTCCTCCTCGTCTTCGGTCTTCTCCGCCTCGACTGGATCATCGAGTTCATCCCACACGTTGCCATCTCCGCCTTCGTCACCGGCGCCGCCATCACAATCACCCTCAGCCAGATTCCATCCCTCCTCGGCATCGACGGCGTCAACTCCAAAGAGGCCGCTTATCGCGTCTTCATCAACACGGCCCGTGGTCTGCCCCGCGTCAAGCTCGATGCCGCCATCGGGCTGACGGCTCTGGTGCTGCTGGCTGCCATCAAGTGGTACACGGAGCGCATGGCCAGGTCGCAGCCTAAGCGGAAGCGTATGTGGGAGATGCTCTGCTCGCTGCGCATGACTTTTACTATCTTGCTATACACACTTATCAGCTTTTTGGTGAATCGTGGGCTAGAGAACGGGGAGCACAAGTTCCGTATAACAGGGACACTGCCCAAAGGCTTCACACACGCTGGCCCGCCTTCTGTAAATACAAAGCTGATCTCGGCGCTGCTACCAGATCTACCGGCTACGGTCATCATTCTTGTGATTGAGCACATTGCTATCGGCAAGTCCTTTGGTCGCATCAACAACTATACTGTCCAGCCATCTCAGGAACTTATCTCAATCGGATGCACCAACCTATTCGGCCCCTTCTTAGGCGCATACTCTTCGACAGGCTCCTTCGGCGGCACCGCAATTCTCTCAAAAGCCGGAGTGAGGACACCAATGGCCGGCGTCTTCAACGGAGCGATTCTCCTCCTCGCGTTATACGCTCTCACCTCAGTACTCTACTACATCCCCATGGCCAGCCTAGCAGCTCTCATCATCCACGCCGTGATCAACCTCATAACCTCTCCAGACCACATCTTCAAGTCATGGCTCATGTCACCGCCTGACGTCTTCATCTACTTCATTGGCGTCTTCGTCTCCATCTTCACCAGCCTCGAAGACGGCATCTACGTCACAGTAGCCCTCTCTGCagcccttctcctcctccgcctcgcCCGCTCCAAAGGCCGTTTCCTCGGCGCCGCGCGCGTCTACCAGCACCCGGACCACCGCACCAGCACCACCCTCGACCACAAAGACTCGGACCACCACTCCATCAGCAGCTCGCAGACCCTCTTCCACGGCAAAGCCCCCCCGTCGCCGCGTCTCCCGGCATCACACGACGTGTTCCTCCCGCTAGATCGCAAAGACGGCACTAACCCAGCTGTTCAAGTCAATGAGCTCTACCCAGGGGTGTTTATCTACCGCTTCACCGAGGGCTTCAACTACCTGAACCAAGCGCAGTACGTTGACCGCTTGATCGAGCACGTCACGCACTCCACCCGCCGCACGACGACACCACACTACGACCACCCAGGCGACCGCCCCTGGAACGAGCCCGTTCCGCCACCCTCGACAGTTGAAACCGATAACGAGTCCCCATCATTGCTGAAGCCGATCCTCCGGGCCGTCATATTCGACTGCGCTGCCGTGAATAACATGGACTCGGGCGCCGTGGAGGGCTTGATTGACCTGCGGAACCAACTCGATAGGTGGGCGGCACCGGAGCCAGTGGAGTGGCACTTTGCTGGTGTTCATAACCGGTGGACGCGGCGCGCGCTGTCGGTGTCTGGGTTTGGGTGTCTGAGGACGGGTCATTTGGAGGGGTGGGAGCCGGTTTTCAGTCTGGCTGATTTGGCAGGGCGGCCGCCGATGATGTGCGAGCAGCAACTTGTTACAACGAGGTCGAAGTCGGCGTGTGTGGCAAGTGATTCCGAGCAGTCTTCCTCCTCATCGGCTATGGAACAGGGTGTTCTGGGGACCAAAGAGGGAGGAATTCGGCACCTCGCGGCTGTTGGGGCTATCAACAGACCGTTCTTCCATCTCGATTTACCTTTGGCGGTTGAAAGTGCCGTCAAGAGCGCGAGACGGAGAGATCATCGACCACGGGCTTGA
- a CDS encoding phosphomannose isomerase type I — MSSQSSVFQLSGTCNNYDWGKKGRDSLAARLCENTPSGFTINNNEAYSEMWFGDYPDFPARVLETGELLKDVLDKNKEQLLGKKVITELDGQLPYLPKILSIAKALPLQIHPNKSLASKLHEQDPENFTDANHKPEIAVALGPFEVFAGFKPLDQISPVINIPALRDLIPDGTTRWTDETLREVTRRILLADENTVEKALKALGGTPREELGGNGYVLDLLPRLQDQFGKGDNGILVALLCMNFLSLEAGDALYIPADGIHAYLSGDIVECMARSNNVLNTGFCPPGDRNNIDLFSKTLTFKAHNKNDVLLPAEKSSRGTQGRTVVYPPPLSEFDMLKTDLDEGSKTEVLKASEGPSVAIVIEGEGVLEADGEKFDVKAGHIYFVAPGIEAKWETKGKMQVFTTVV; from the coding sequence ATGAGTTCACAAAGCTCAGTCTTCCAGCTAAGCGGCACATGCAACAACTACGACTGGGGCAAAAAGGGTCGCGACTCGCTCGCCGCACGCCTCTGCGAAAACACCCCAAGCGGCTTCACAATAAACAACAATGAAGCTTACTCAGAAATGTGGTTCGGCGACTACCCCGACTTTCCCGCACGCGTACTGGAGACAGGCGAGCTCCTCAAGGACGTCCTAGACAAGAACAAGGAACAACTGCTCGGCAAAAAAGTCATCACCGAGCTCGACGGCCAGCTCCCCTACCTTCCCAAGATCCTGTCCATCGCAAAAGCCCTACCCCTCCAGATCCACCCAAACAAGTCTCTCGCCAGCAAGCTCCACGAGCAGGACCCCGAAAACTTCACCGACGCCAACCACAAGCCCGAGATTGCTGTGGCACTGGGTCCGTTTGAGGTCTTTGCCGGGTTCAAGCCTCTGGACCAGATCTCGCCCGTGATCAACATCCCTGCCCTGCGCGACCTGATCCCCGATGGGACGACTAGGTGGACCGACGAGACGTTACGGGAGGTCACGCGCCGCATTCTGCTCGCCGATGAAAACACTGTCGAAAAGGCCTTAAAGGCTCTCGGCGGCACCCCGCGCGAGGAGCTGGGCGGGAACGGCTACGTGCTGGATCTTCTGCCGCGTCTGCAGGATCAGTTTGGTAAAGGCGACAATGGCATCCTGGTTGCGCTGTTGTGTATGAACTTTTTGTCGCTGGAGGCTGGCGATGCGTTGTATATCCCTGCCGATGGCATTCATGCTTATCTGTCTGGGGACATTGTGGAGTGCATGGCTCGTTCGAACAACGTTCTCAATACGGGCTTCTGTCCGCCCGGCGACAGGAACAACATTGATTTGTTCAGCAAGACATTGACTTTCAAGGCGCATAACAAAAATGACGTGCTTTTACCTGCGGAGAAGAGTTCTCGCGGCACACAAGGACGTACAGTCGTGTATCCGCCGCCATTGAGCGAGTTCGACATGTTGAAGACGGATTTGGACGAGGGCAGCAAGACGGAAGTTCTGAAGGCGAGTGAAGGACCCTCGGTTGCTATCGTCATCGAAGGCGAGGGAGTTTTGGAGGCGGACGGGGAGAAATTTGACGTCAAGGCTGGTCATATTTACTTTGTTGCTCCCGGCATCGAGGCCAAGTGGGAAACCAAGGGGAAGATGCAGGTCTTTACGACTGTGGTCTAA